Proteins found in one Hevea brasiliensis isolate MT/VB/25A 57/8 chromosome 18, ASM3005281v1, whole genome shotgun sequence genomic segment:
- the LOC110662952 gene encoding nudix hydrolase 25 yields the protein MDGLPAGYRPNVGVCLINSDNQIFVASRLNVPGAWQMPQGGIEDNEEPRSAAIRELREETGIISAEIIAEVPNWLTCDFPPAVKAKVNRLWGGEWHGQAQKWFLMRLTKDESEINLANGEADPEFAEWKWTSPEEVAEQAVDYKRPTYEEVVRTFRPYFNENGIASKCKSSKG from the exons ATGGATGGCCTGCCAGCCGGTTATCGCCCCAACGTTGGCGTTTGTCTTATCAACTCAGATAATCAG ATTTTTGTGGCTTCTAGATTAAATGTTCCAGGAGCGTGGCAGATGCCTCAG GGGGGTATTGAAGACAATGAGGAGCCTAGATCTGCAGCCATAAGGGAACTACGAGAAGAAACTGGGATAATCTCTGCTGAAATTATTGCTGAG GTACCAAATTGGTTGACTTGTGACTTTCCACCTGCTGTGAAGGCCAAAGTGAATCGTTTGTGGGGAGGTGAATGGCATGGGCAGGCACAGAAGTG GTTTCTCATGAGATTGACAAAAGATGAGAGTGAGATTAACCTGGCAAATGGCGAAGCTGATCCAGAATTTGCAGAATGGAAATGGACGAGCCCTGAAGAAGTTGCTGAGCAG GCAGTGGACTACAAGAGGCCAACATATGAGGAAGTTGTGAGAACCTTCAGGCCTTACTTCAATGAGAATGGAATTGCGAGTAAATGTAAATCATCAAAGGGGTAA
- the LOC110662927 gene encoding uncharacterized protein LOC110662927 isoform X1, which produces MEEEPNPVHSPPQNSVTPLTNDRYERIMSNLRASVFSKITPSGDIAPQIKTYIEKRLREFFPSFHTPSHPPYASMILRAISELNDEGGSTEEAISAFIKREYEHLPWGHESFLSHHLRKLCRNLEIECVNNGRYMLLFEDCEFKEMTGASRKKQGRRGRQGRKKGRAKEMKKQRQAENQQIEVYKEPWCQETLQAMELKQHKDQKTSLERDVEMGFNKQDDVQDFVTQNLDYDHPAVEEEKQLQITSPCEKREIICGLLSVRHPQPKNLSHQQMRANLHPVESSSFLESCTDPEQHLDLSTMKRSPKPKAPVNKNILTSSFSYPQHQYEQQQSKPRGRGRPRKLKSDTDMIKKSLLPSSDHGCNEQQQQLEGPGNGRCPVPESNLVADATTSSHSHDQNHNEQQQPLRKTGGRLPKRKRKCC; this is translated from the exons ATGGAAGAAGAACCCAACCCTGTTCACTCCCCTCCTCAAAACTCCGTAACTCCTCTTACAAATGACAGATACGAGCGTATAATGAGCAATCTCAGAGCCTCGGTGTTTTCGAAAATAACCCCCTCGGGAGACATTGCGCCTCAAATCAAGACCTACATTGAAAAACGGCTGCGAGAATTCTTCCCCAGTTTCCACACACCCTCTCACCCACCTTACGCCTCT ATGATTCTAAGGGCAATTTCAGAGTTGAATGATGAAGGGGGGTCCACCGAGGAGGCAATATCAGCATTTATTAAAAGAGAGTATGAGCATTTGCCATGGGGGCATGAGAGTTTTTTGAGTCATCATTTGAGGAAGCTTTGTCGGAATTTGGAGATAGAATGTGTAAATAATGGACGATATATGCTTTTATTTGAAGATTGTGAGTTTAAGGAGATGACAGGAGCAAGTAGGAAAAAGCAGGGTCGCAGAGGTAGGCAGGGCAGGAAAAAAGGCAGAGCGAAGGAGATGAAGAAACAAAGGCAAGCTGAAAACCAACAAATTGAAGTATATAAAGAG CCTTGGTGTCAGGAGACTCTGCAAGCTATGGAACTGAAGCAGCACAAGGACCAGAAGACCTCATTGGAGAG AGATGTCGAGATGGGATTTAACAAGCAAGATGATGTTCAAGACTTTGTGACCCAGAACTTGGACTATGATCATCCTGCGGTGGAAGAGGAAAAGCAACTGCAAATTACAAGTCCTTGTGAAAAGAGGGAAATCATTTGTGGTCTGTTGTCAGTACGGCACCCTCAACCAAAGAATCTCTCTCATCAACAAATGAGAGCCAATTTACACCCCGTTGAATCATCATCTTTTCTTGAATCGTGCACAGATCCAGAGCAGCATCTTGACCTTTCTACCATGAAAAGATCTCCTAAACCAAAAGCACCTGTAAACAAAAATATCTTGACATCATCTTTTTCATATCCTCAGCATCAATATGAGCAGCAGCAATCTAAGCCTCGAGGCAGAGGGAGGCCCCGTAAACTAAAGTCCGATACAGACATGATTAAAAAGAGTCTGTTACCATCCAGTGATCATGGCTGCAATGAGCAACAGCAGCAACTGGAGGGTCCAGGCAATGGAAGGTGTCCAGTGCCAGAGTCAAATTTAGTAGCAGATGCAACCACATCATCACACTCCCATGATCAGAATCACAATGAGCAGCAGCAACCGCTGAGGAAAACAGGAGGCAGGCTtcctaaaaggaaaagaaaatgctGTTGA
- the LOC110662927 gene encoding uncharacterized protein LOC110662927 isoform X2: MEEEPNPVHSPPQNSVTPLTNDRYERIMSNLRASVFSKITPSGDIAPQIKTYIEKRLREFFPSFHTPSHPPYASMILRAISELNDEGGSTEEAISAFIKREYEHLPWGHESFLSHHLRKLCRNLEIECVNNGRYMLLFEDCEFKEMTGASRKKQGRRGRQGRKKGRAKEMKKQRQAENQQIEVYKEETLQAMELKQHKDQKTSLERDVEMGFNKQDDVQDFVTQNLDYDHPAVEEEKQLQITSPCEKREIICGLLSVRHPQPKNLSHQQMRANLHPVESSSFLESCTDPEQHLDLSTMKRSPKPKAPVNKNILTSSFSYPQHQYEQQQSKPRGRGRPRKLKSDTDMIKKSLLPSSDHGCNEQQQQLEGPGNGRCPVPESNLVADATTSSHSHDQNHNEQQQPLRKTGGRLPKRKRKCC, translated from the exons ATGGAAGAAGAACCCAACCCTGTTCACTCCCCTCCTCAAAACTCCGTAACTCCTCTTACAAATGACAGATACGAGCGTATAATGAGCAATCTCAGAGCCTCGGTGTTTTCGAAAATAACCCCCTCGGGAGACATTGCGCCTCAAATCAAGACCTACATTGAAAAACGGCTGCGAGAATTCTTCCCCAGTTTCCACACACCCTCTCACCCACCTTACGCCTCT ATGATTCTAAGGGCAATTTCAGAGTTGAATGATGAAGGGGGGTCCACCGAGGAGGCAATATCAGCATTTATTAAAAGAGAGTATGAGCATTTGCCATGGGGGCATGAGAGTTTTTTGAGTCATCATTTGAGGAAGCTTTGTCGGAATTTGGAGATAGAATGTGTAAATAATGGACGATATATGCTTTTATTTGAAGATTGTGAGTTTAAGGAGATGACAGGAGCAAGTAGGAAAAAGCAGGGTCGCAGAGGTAGGCAGGGCAGGAAAAAAGGCAGAGCGAAGGAGATGAAGAAACAAAGGCAAGCTGAAAACCAACAAATTGAAGTATATAAAGAG GAGACTCTGCAAGCTATGGAACTGAAGCAGCACAAGGACCAGAAGACCTCATTGGAGAG AGATGTCGAGATGGGATTTAACAAGCAAGATGATGTTCAAGACTTTGTGACCCAGAACTTGGACTATGATCATCCTGCGGTGGAAGAGGAAAAGCAACTGCAAATTACAAGTCCTTGTGAAAAGAGGGAAATCATTTGTGGTCTGTTGTCAGTACGGCACCCTCAACCAAAGAATCTCTCTCATCAACAAATGAGAGCCAATTTACACCCCGTTGAATCATCATCTTTTCTTGAATCGTGCACAGATCCAGAGCAGCATCTTGACCTTTCTACCATGAAAAGATCTCCTAAACCAAAAGCACCTGTAAACAAAAATATCTTGACATCATCTTTTTCATATCCTCAGCATCAATATGAGCAGCAGCAATCTAAGCCTCGAGGCAGAGGGAGGCCCCGTAAACTAAAGTCCGATACAGACATGATTAAAAAGAGTCTGTTACCATCCAGTGATCATGGCTGCAATGAGCAACAGCAGCAACTGGAGGGTCCAGGCAATGGAAGGTGTCCAGTGCCAGAGTCAAATTTAGTAGCAGATGCAACCACATCATCACACTCCCATGATCAGAATCACAATGAGCAGCAGCAACCGCTGAGGAAAACAGGAGGCAGGCTtcctaaaaggaaaagaaaatgctGTTGA
- the LOC110662927 gene encoding uncharacterized protein LOC110662927 isoform X3, with product MEEEPNPVHSPPQNSVTPLTNDRYERIMSNLRASVFSKITPSGDIAPQIKTYIEKRLREFFPSFHTPSHPPYASMILRAISELNDEGGSTEEAISAFIKREYEHLPWGHESFLSHHLRKLCRNLEIECVNNGRYMLLFEDCEFKEMTGASRKKQGRRGRQGRKKGRAKEMKKQRQAENQQIEVYKETLQAMELKQHKDQKTSLERDVEMGFNKQDDVQDFVTQNLDYDHPAVEEEKQLQITSPCEKREIICGLLSVRHPQPKNLSHQQMRANLHPVESSSFLESCTDPEQHLDLSTMKRSPKPKAPVNKNILTSSFSYPQHQYEQQQSKPRGRGRPRKLKSDTDMIKKSLLPSSDHGCNEQQQQLEGPGNGRCPVPESNLVADATTSSHSHDQNHNEQQQPLRKTGGRLPKRKRKCC from the exons ATGGAAGAAGAACCCAACCCTGTTCACTCCCCTCCTCAAAACTCCGTAACTCCTCTTACAAATGACAGATACGAGCGTATAATGAGCAATCTCAGAGCCTCGGTGTTTTCGAAAATAACCCCCTCGGGAGACATTGCGCCTCAAATCAAGACCTACATTGAAAAACGGCTGCGAGAATTCTTCCCCAGTTTCCACACACCCTCTCACCCACCTTACGCCTCT ATGATTCTAAGGGCAATTTCAGAGTTGAATGATGAAGGGGGGTCCACCGAGGAGGCAATATCAGCATTTATTAAAAGAGAGTATGAGCATTTGCCATGGGGGCATGAGAGTTTTTTGAGTCATCATTTGAGGAAGCTTTGTCGGAATTTGGAGATAGAATGTGTAAATAATGGACGATATATGCTTTTATTTGAAGATTGTGAGTTTAAGGAGATGACAGGAGCAAGTAGGAAAAAGCAGGGTCGCAGAGGTAGGCAGGGCAGGAAAAAAGGCAGAGCGAAGGAGATGAAGAAACAAAGGCAAGCTGAAAACCAACAAATTGAAGTATATAAAGAG ACTCTGCAAGCTATGGAACTGAAGCAGCACAAGGACCAGAAGACCTCATTGGAGAG AGATGTCGAGATGGGATTTAACAAGCAAGATGATGTTCAAGACTTTGTGACCCAGAACTTGGACTATGATCATCCTGCGGTGGAAGAGGAAAAGCAACTGCAAATTACAAGTCCTTGTGAAAAGAGGGAAATCATTTGTGGTCTGTTGTCAGTACGGCACCCTCAACCAAAGAATCTCTCTCATCAACAAATGAGAGCCAATTTACACCCCGTTGAATCATCATCTTTTCTTGAATCGTGCACAGATCCAGAGCAGCATCTTGACCTTTCTACCATGAAAAGATCTCCTAAACCAAAAGCACCTGTAAACAAAAATATCTTGACATCATCTTTTTCATATCCTCAGCATCAATATGAGCAGCAGCAATCTAAGCCTCGAGGCAGAGGGAGGCCCCGTAAACTAAAGTCCGATACAGACATGATTAAAAAGAGTCTGTTACCATCCAGTGATCATGGCTGCAATGAGCAACAGCAGCAACTGGAGGGTCCAGGCAATGGAAGGTGTCCAGTGCCAGAGTCAAATTTAGTAGCAGATGCAACCACATCATCACACTCCCATGATCAGAATCACAATGAGCAGCAGCAACCGCTGAGGAAAACAGGAGGCAGGCTtcctaaaaggaaaagaaaatgctGTTGA
- the LOC110662911 gene encoding mitogen-activated protein kinase 9 isoform X1: MLEKEFFTEYGEATQYEIQEVIGKGSYGVVASAIDTHTGEKVAIKKMNNIFEHVSDATRILREIKLLRLLRHPDIVEIKHIMLPPSPREFKDIYVVFELMESDLHQVIKLNDDLTPEHHQFFLYQLLRALKYIHSAHVFHRDLKPKNILANADCKLKLCDFGLARVSFANAPSAIFWTDYVATRWYRAPELCGSFSSKYTPAIDIWSIGCIFAELLTGKPLFPGKNVVHQLDIITDLLGTPSAESIARIGNEKARKYLNSMRKKRPIPLSKKIPSADPLALRLLERLLAFDPKDRPSAEEALADPYFHDLANKEHEPSRQPISKLEFEFEKRKLTEDDVRELIYREILEYHPEMLKEYLRGTDHTHFVYPSGIDRFKEQFAHLEEGNGKSERSSPLHRKHATSLPRERICTIDETDIVIKRSAASFTRATLQSPPKSDSTEDLQSANRNAVAVQTSSTKPKCSTHSLLKSDSICASRCIGIVGNDREVHAL, translated from the exons atgcttgaGAAAGAATTTTTCACCGAGTATGGAGAGGCGACCCAGTACGAGATTCAAGAAGTGATTGGGAAAGGTAGTTATGGAGTGGTGGCCTCCGCCATCGATACTCACACCGGAGAGAAGGTGGCTATAAAGAAGATGAACAATATCTTTGAGCATGTCTCTGATGCTACGCGCATTCTGCGAGAGATCAAGCTTCTACGCCTCCTCAGACACCCTGATATTGTTGAAATCAAGCACATAATGCTTCCTCCATCCCCCAGAGAGTTCAAGGATATCTATGTCGTCTTTGAATTGATGGAATCTGATCTTCACCAGGTTATCAAGTTGAATGATGATCTCACTCCTGAGCATCATCAGTTTTTCTTGTACCAGCTTCTTCGAGCTCTGAAATATATACACTCAG CCCATGTGTTTCATCGAGATTTGAAGCCAAAAAATATTCTTGCCAATGCGGACTGCAAGCTAAAGCTTTGTGATTTTGGGCTTGCTCGCGTGTCCTTTGCCAATGCCCCTTCCGCCATTTTTTGGACC GATTATGTGGCAACACGATGGTACCGTGCTCCTGAACTCTGTGGCTCCTTTTCCTCTAAG TACACCCCTGCTATTGATATCTGGAGCATAGGATGTATATTTGCTGAGTTGCTAACTGGGAAACCCTTGTTTCCTGGAAAAAATGTGGTGCATCAGTTGGATATCATAACTGATTTGCTTGGCACTCCTTCAGCAGAATCCATTGCACGG ATTGGGAATGAAAAAGCTAGAAAGTATTTGAACAGCATGAGGAAAAAACGACCAATTCCTTTGTCAAAGAAAATTCCAAGTGCAGACCCATTGGCTTTACGGTTACTTGAGCGATTGCTGGCATTTGATCCTAAAGACCGTCCTTCTGCTGAAGAG GCATTAGCAGATCCATATTTTCATGATCTGGCAAATAAGGAGCATGAACCATCAAGACAACCTATTTCAAAGCTCGAGTTTGAATTTGAGAAGAGGAAATTGACAGAAGATGATGTAAGAGAGTTAATCTATAGAGAG ATTTTGGAGTACCATCCTGAGATGCTGAAAGAGTACCTTCGGGGAACGGATCATACTCACTTCGTGTATCCAAG TGGAATTGACCGATTTAAGGAACAATTTGCACATCTTGAGGAAGGAAACGGTAAAAGTGAAAGAAGCAGTCCTCTGCATAGGAAGCATGCTACCTCCTTGCCTAG GGAGCGGATCTGCACAATTGATGAAACTGATATTGTTATAAAGCGTAGTGCAGCTTCTTTTACTCGTGCAACTTTGCAGAGTCCTCCAAAGTCAGATTCAACTGAAGATTTGCAATCGGCAAACAGAAATGCAGTAGCCGTGCAGACCAGCTCTACCAAACCAAAGTGTAGCACCCATAGCCTGTTGAAGAGTGACAGTATTTGTGCTTCAAGGTGCATTGGCATAGTTGGAAATGATCGTGAAGTACATGCTCTCTGA
- the LOC110662911 gene encoding mitogen-activated protein kinase 9 isoform X2 encodes MLEKEFFTEYGEATQYEIQEVIGKGSYGVVASAIDTHTGEKVAIKKMNNIFEHVSDATRILREIKLLRLLRHPDIVEIKHIMLPPSPREFKDIYVVFELMESDLHQVIKLNDDLTPEHHQFFLYQLLRALKYIHSAHVFHRDLKPKNILANADCKLKLCDFGLARVSFANAPSAIFWTDYVATRWYRAPELCGSFSSKYTPAIDIWSIGCIFAELLTGKPLFPGKNVVHQLDIITDLLGTPSAESIARIGNEKARKYLNSMRKKRPIPLSKKIPSADPLALRLLERLLAFDPKDRPSAEEALADPYFHDLANKEHEPSRQPISKLEFEFEKRKLTEDDILEYHPEMLKEYLRGTDHTHFVYPSGIDRFKEQFAHLEEGNGKSERSSPLHRKHATSLPRERICTIDETDIVIKRSAASFTRATLQSPPKSDSTEDLQSANRNAVAVQTSSTKPKCSTHSLLKSDSICASRCIGIVGNDREVHAL; translated from the exons atgcttgaGAAAGAATTTTTCACCGAGTATGGAGAGGCGACCCAGTACGAGATTCAAGAAGTGATTGGGAAAGGTAGTTATGGAGTGGTGGCCTCCGCCATCGATACTCACACCGGAGAGAAGGTGGCTATAAAGAAGATGAACAATATCTTTGAGCATGTCTCTGATGCTACGCGCATTCTGCGAGAGATCAAGCTTCTACGCCTCCTCAGACACCCTGATATTGTTGAAATCAAGCACATAATGCTTCCTCCATCCCCCAGAGAGTTCAAGGATATCTATGTCGTCTTTGAATTGATGGAATCTGATCTTCACCAGGTTATCAAGTTGAATGATGATCTCACTCCTGAGCATCATCAGTTTTTCTTGTACCAGCTTCTTCGAGCTCTGAAATATATACACTCAG CCCATGTGTTTCATCGAGATTTGAAGCCAAAAAATATTCTTGCCAATGCGGACTGCAAGCTAAAGCTTTGTGATTTTGGGCTTGCTCGCGTGTCCTTTGCCAATGCCCCTTCCGCCATTTTTTGGACC GATTATGTGGCAACACGATGGTACCGTGCTCCTGAACTCTGTGGCTCCTTTTCCTCTAAG TACACCCCTGCTATTGATATCTGGAGCATAGGATGTATATTTGCTGAGTTGCTAACTGGGAAACCCTTGTTTCCTGGAAAAAATGTGGTGCATCAGTTGGATATCATAACTGATTTGCTTGGCACTCCTTCAGCAGAATCCATTGCACGG ATTGGGAATGAAAAAGCTAGAAAGTATTTGAACAGCATGAGGAAAAAACGACCAATTCCTTTGTCAAAGAAAATTCCAAGTGCAGACCCATTGGCTTTACGGTTACTTGAGCGATTGCTGGCATTTGATCCTAAAGACCGTCCTTCTGCTGAAGAG GCATTAGCAGATCCATATTTTCATGATCTGGCAAATAAGGAGCATGAACCATCAAGACAACCTATTTCAAAGCTCGAGTTTGAATTTGAGAAGAGGAAATTGACAGAAGATGAT ATTTTGGAGTACCATCCTGAGATGCTGAAAGAGTACCTTCGGGGAACGGATCATACTCACTTCGTGTATCCAAG TGGAATTGACCGATTTAAGGAACAATTTGCACATCTTGAGGAAGGAAACGGTAAAAGTGAAAGAAGCAGTCCTCTGCATAGGAAGCATGCTACCTCCTTGCCTAG GGAGCGGATCTGCACAATTGATGAAACTGATATTGTTATAAAGCGTAGTGCAGCTTCTTTTACTCGTGCAACTTTGCAGAGTCCTCCAAAGTCAGATTCAACTGAAGATTTGCAATCGGCAAACAGAAATGCAGTAGCCGTGCAGACCAGCTCTACCAAACCAAAGTGTAGCACCCATAGCCTGTTGAAGAGTGACAGTATTTGTGCTTCAAGGTGCATTGGCATAGTTGGAAATGATCGTGAAGTACATGCTCTCTGA
- the LOC110662911 gene encoding mitogen-activated protein kinase 12 isoform X3 has protein sequence MNNIFEHVSDATRILREIKLLRLLRHPDIVEIKHIMLPPSPREFKDIYVVFELMESDLHQVIKLNDDLTPEHHQFFLYQLLRALKYIHSAHVFHRDLKPKNILANADCKLKLCDFGLARVSFANAPSAIFWTDYVATRWYRAPELCGSFSSKYTPAIDIWSIGCIFAELLTGKPLFPGKNVVHQLDIITDLLGTPSAESIARIGNEKARKYLNSMRKKRPIPLSKKIPSADPLALRLLERLLAFDPKDRPSAEEALADPYFHDLANKEHEPSRQPISKLEFEFEKRKLTEDDVRELIYREILEYHPEMLKEYLRGTDHTHFVYPSGIDRFKEQFAHLEEGNGKSERSSPLHRKHATSLPRERICTIDETDIVIKRSAASFTRATLQSPPKSDSTEDLQSANRNAVAVQTSSTKPKCSTHSLLKSDSICASRCIGIVGNDREVHAL, from the exons ATGAACAATATCTTTGAGCATGTCTCTGATGCTACGCGCATTCTGCGAGAGATCAAGCTTCTACGCCTCCTCAGACACCCTGATATTGTTGAAATCAAGCACATAATGCTTCCTCCATCCCCCAGAGAGTTCAAGGATATCTATGTCGTCTTTGAATTGATGGAATCTGATCTTCACCAGGTTATCAAGTTGAATGATGATCTCACTCCTGAGCATCATCAGTTTTTCTTGTACCAGCTTCTTCGAGCTCTGAAATATATACACTCAG CCCATGTGTTTCATCGAGATTTGAAGCCAAAAAATATTCTTGCCAATGCGGACTGCAAGCTAAAGCTTTGTGATTTTGGGCTTGCTCGCGTGTCCTTTGCCAATGCCCCTTCCGCCATTTTTTGGACC GATTATGTGGCAACACGATGGTACCGTGCTCCTGAACTCTGTGGCTCCTTTTCCTCTAAG TACACCCCTGCTATTGATATCTGGAGCATAGGATGTATATTTGCTGAGTTGCTAACTGGGAAACCCTTGTTTCCTGGAAAAAATGTGGTGCATCAGTTGGATATCATAACTGATTTGCTTGGCACTCCTTCAGCAGAATCCATTGCACGG ATTGGGAATGAAAAAGCTAGAAAGTATTTGAACAGCATGAGGAAAAAACGACCAATTCCTTTGTCAAAGAAAATTCCAAGTGCAGACCCATTGGCTTTACGGTTACTTGAGCGATTGCTGGCATTTGATCCTAAAGACCGTCCTTCTGCTGAAGAG GCATTAGCAGATCCATATTTTCATGATCTGGCAAATAAGGAGCATGAACCATCAAGACAACCTATTTCAAAGCTCGAGTTTGAATTTGAGAAGAGGAAATTGACAGAAGATGATGTAAGAGAGTTAATCTATAGAGAG ATTTTGGAGTACCATCCTGAGATGCTGAAAGAGTACCTTCGGGGAACGGATCATACTCACTTCGTGTATCCAAG TGGAATTGACCGATTTAAGGAACAATTTGCACATCTTGAGGAAGGAAACGGTAAAAGTGAAAGAAGCAGTCCTCTGCATAGGAAGCATGCTACCTCCTTGCCTAG GGAGCGGATCTGCACAATTGATGAAACTGATATTGTTATAAAGCGTAGTGCAGCTTCTTTTACTCGTGCAACTTTGCAGAGTCCTCCAAAGTCAGATTCAACTGAAGATTTGCAATCGGCAAACAGAAATGCAGTAGCCGTGCAGACCAGCTCTACCAAACCAAAGTGTAGCACCCATAGCCTGTTGAAGAGTGACAGTATTTGTGCTTCAAGGTGCATTGGCATAGTTGGAAATGATCGTGAAGTACATGCTCTCTGA
- the LOC110662982 gene encoding uncharacterized protein LOC110662982 — protein sequence MMLYDGFREILKIQKFRRLVSYTGFYCFVAVLSYAYTNNTTRAGYSRADQFYASYPAGTELLTDTAKLYKAALGNCFESEEWGPIEFCIMAKHFDRQGKSPYAYHAQYMAHLLSHGQLDGSG from the exons ATGATGCTTTATGATGGGTTTAGGGAAATTCTAAAGATTCAGAAGTTTCGTAGGCTCGTATCTTACACTGGGTTTTACTGCTTTGTTGCTGTCTTGAGCTATGCTTATACGAACAACAC GACTAGAGCTGGGTATTCTAGAGCTGATCAATTTTATGCATCTTACCCTGCTGGAACTGAACTTTTAACGGATACTGCTAAG TTATATAAAGCTGCACTTGGCAATTGCTTTGAATCAGAGGAGTGGGGTCCAATAGAGTTCTGCATCATGGCAAAGCACTTTGATCGCCAAGGAAAATCCCCATATGCCTATCATGCT CAATATATGGCACACCTTCTTTCTCATGGACAACTTGATGGAAGCGGCTAG